Proteins encoded in a region of the Leifsonia sp. PS1209 genome:
- a CDS encoding glycoside hydrolase family 172 protein: MNNDWVNDIQERIKRGEQSASITAENPTGARGAGGQTSSPLGPGRKGRPCITLPAGETTELANIEGAGTIRHIWMTVATHTEAVGFVLRDLVLRMYWDGSETPSVEVPLGDFFCNGNGERALVTSDLVVVAPTGGMNAYFTMPFRDGARITIENQHPADVGGLFYQIDYLSSPDPETVADLRFHATWRRENPTTIAEDFTILDTVHGRGAFLGTYLNIVALERYWYGEGEVKFFIDGDAEYPTICGTGTEDYFGGAWAFQDRLSSETEPEVLTFSAPYCGYPTYSTNDTSQQAVYSTAMAPVHGMYRWHVQDPILFSENLRVTVQQIGQVGPDIVERSDDVAAVAYWYQTPLATDRTPIASRELRRPR; encoded by the coding sequence ATGAACAACGACTGGGTCAATGACATCCAGGAGCGGATCAAGCGTGGCGAGCAGTCCGCGTCGATCACCGCCGAGAACCCCACCGGTGCACGTGGCGCCGGTGGGCAGACATCCTCCCCGCTTGGTCCCGGTCGCAAAGGACGTCCGTGCATCACCCTTCCCGCCGGGGAGACCACCGAGCTCGCGAACATCGAGGGAGCAGGCACCATCCGCCACATCTGGATGACCGTCGCCACCCACACAGAGGCCGTCGGATTCGTCCTCCGGGACCTCGTGCTGCGGATGTACTGGGACGGATCGGAGACCCCCTCCGTCGAAGTCCCGCTCGGCGACTTCTTCTGCAACGGCAACGGCGAGCGCGCCCTGGTCACGTCCGACCTGGTCGTCGTCGCACCGACCGGCGGCATGAACGCGTACTTCACCATGCCCTTCCGCGATGGCGCCAGGATCACGATCGAGAACCAGCACCCGGCGGATGTGGGCGGCCTGTTCTACCAGATCGACTACCTCAGCAGCCCGGACCCCGAAACGGTCGCCGACCTGCGCTTCCACGCCACCTGGCGGCGCGAGAACCCCACCACGATCGCTGAGGACTTCACCATCCTCGACACCGTCCACGGCCGCGGCGCCTTCCTCGGCACCTATCTGAACATCGTCGCCCTCGAGCGGTACTGGTACGGCGAGGGCGAGGTGAAGTTCTTCATCGACGGAGACGCTGAGTACCCGACCATCTGTGGCACCGGCACCGAGGACTACTTCGGCGGCGCCTGGGCGTTCCAGGACCGGCTCTCCTCCGAGACGGAGCCCGAGGTCCTGACATTCTCGGCTCCGTACTGCGGCTACCCCACCTATTCGACCAACGACACCTCGCAGCAGGCGGTCTACTCCACCGCGATGGCGCCCGTTCACGGGATGTACCGCTGGCATGTGCAGGACCCGATCCTGTTCAGCGAGAACCTCCGTGTGACCGTCCAGCAGATCGGCCAGGTCGGCCCGGACATCGTCGAGCGCTCCGACGACGTCGCGGCCGTCGCCTATTGGTATCAGACGCCGCTCGCCACCGACCGCACCCCCATCGCCTCGAGAGAACTGAGGAGGCCGCGATGA
- a CDS encoding glycoside hydrolase family 32 protein — protein sequence MTRFYKPVGARLGDTIPFYWDGVYHVFFLKRFADDTHDRVETDWCHISTTDFVDFVDHGVAIPKGGVSDPDFSAATGSVIRVGDEFHAYYTGFRKWDGTSAGRHQTVLRARSTDLITWTKDPEFALLSDKDHYNADEWRDPFVFFNTERQRYQMLVAGQTLTGPVLRRGATVLAESETTDEWTISPEPFWAPGIYSMHECPDLFRMGDWWYLVYSTLTDRTVTRYRMSRTLDGPWISPADDELDGLGLYAAKTISDGANRYLVGWATNNTAGQDGAGWLWGGNLVVHELVQQDDGRLLVKQPEISRAVLESRAQSRTPMPAKQVGSANGFATSTIARLPHAGMIDITLTAEPETKAFGIELRTTPERNHGYSVTFEPPLSRLLVDRLDRFGADRPYDIRPYTGGSEVQLRIETQGELYVIYINDEQAITLRGYDRTGTEFGVFATEGEVAVSDAELTVIQQDEEVQR from the coding sequence ATGACCCGCTTCTACAAGCCCGTCGGCGCCCGACTCGGAGACACCATCCCCTTCTACTGGGACGGCGTGTACCACGTCTTCTTCCTCAAGCGCTTCGCCGACGACACCCACGACCGGGTAGAAACGGACTGGTGCCACATCTCCACCACCGACTTCGTCGACTTCGTCGACCACGGGGTCGCCATCCCGAAGGGCGGCGTCAGTGACCCCGACTTCTCCGCCGCCACGGGCAGCGTCATCCGCGTCGGCGACGAATTCCACGCCTACTACACCGGGTTCCGAAAGTGGGACGGCACGAGCGCTGGACGGCACCAGACGGTTCTTCGCGCCCGCAGCACCGACCTGATCACGTGGACCAAGGACCCGGAGTTCGCGTTGCTGTCCGATAAGGACCACTACAACGCTGACGAATGGCGCGACCCGTTCGTGTTCTTCAACACCGAACGGCAGCGCTACCAGATGCTGGTCGCCGGTCAGACCCTCACCGGGCCTGTCCTGCGCCGCGGCGCCACTGTGCTCGCAGAATCCGAGACCACCGACGAATGGACCATCAGCCCTGAGCCGTTCTGGGCTCCGGGCATCTACTCCATGCACGAGTGCCCCGACCTGTTCCGCATGGGCGACTGGTGGTACCTCGTCTACTCCACACTCACCGACCGCACCGTCACCCGCTACCGCATGAGCCGCACACTCGACGGCCCGTGGATCAGCCCCGCCGACGACGAGCTCGATGGGCTCGGGCTCTACGCGGCCAAGACGATCTCCGACGGAGCCAACCGCTACCTCGTCGGGTGGGCGACCAATAACACCGCCGGTCAAGACGGCGCCGGGTGGCTCTGGGGCGGCAACCTCGTCGTCCACGAGCTCGTCCAGCAGGACGACGGACGGCTCCTCGTGAAGCAGCCAGAGATCAGCCGCGCCGTGCTCGAGAGCCGGGCGCAGTCACGGACCCCGATGCCTGCGAAGCAGGTCGGTTCGGCGAACGGGTTCGCGACCAGCACGATCGCCCGGCTGCCTCACGCTGGGATGATCGACATCACCCTCACCGCCGAGCCCGAGACGAAGGCCTTCGGCATCGAGTTGCGCACTACACCGGAACGAAACCACGGCTACTCCGTCACCTTCGAACCGCCGCTCTCCCGACTCCTGGTCGACCGCCTCGACCGGTTCGGCGCCGATCGCCCATACGACATCCGCCCATACACCGGCGGCTCGGAGGTGCAGCTGCGCATCGAGACGCAGGGCGAGCTCTACGTCATCTACATCAACGACGAGCAGGCGATCACGCTCCGTGGCTACGACCGCACCGGCACCGAGTTCGGTGTCTTCGCCACCGAAGGCGAGGTGGCCGTCTCCGACGCGGAGCTGACCGTCATCCAGCAGGACGAGGAGGTCCAGCGATGA
- a CDS encoding ABC transporter substrate-binding protein, producing the protein MKPTRTRRFWRALVLGVALAVGVSGALAACSSTANKGSSQTLRIAAIGNASFVRNFNPFSPTALGMTTHAVYESMIVTNLAKGNVVPWLAKSYDWSSDGLSLTFHLQPDATWSDGQKLTAEDVVYTFGLARTVLGPTTFDYVSDVQAKDPATVVFTLNRKYTPGLYELGQQVIVPKHVWESQKNPSTWQNPDPVGSGPFTQVTNFSAQSFDLLRNPHYWQKDKAKYSGIRLIAYSGNDAANIAGINGQLDWGLGYIQDVQKTYVDKDPKYRGYWFPPVGSTIALTLNTTVAPFDDANVRKAISMAIDRNEVVKTGMSGYAHPADCTGLSDAYKSWRDASIADNCTWTKKDVAAANKLLDDSGYPKGSNGIRTDKAGKPISFTIGVGSASTDWISVAQVISRNLKQIGVDAKLNVKDWSQINTALFGGTFTGNIAWSQAGVTPFEYYRSAMSCQTVKPVGEQTSQNFQRYCSKEADELLNQFAAATSESEQHSIMNKLQALYNQLAPTVPLFPGPDWGIYNSKNFTGWPSEKNPYATLSPGESSTVLVLTTVKPRG; encoded by the coding sequence ATGAAACCCACTCGCACGCGCCGCTTCTGGCGCGCGTTAGTTCTCGGCGTGGCCCTAGCCGTCGGAGTCTCCGGCGCACTCGCCGCGTGCTCGTCCACGGCGAACAAGGGGTCCTCTCAGACCCTCCGGATCGCGGCGATCGGCAACGCGTCGTTCGTCCGCAACTTCAATCCGTTCTCGCCCACCGCCCTCGGCATGACCACACACGCGGTCTACGAGTCGATGATCGTCACCAACCTGGCCAAGGGCAACGTCGTGCCGTGGCTGGCGAAGTCGTACGACTGGAGTTCCGACGGACTCAGCCTGACCTTCCACCTCCAGCCGGACGCGACCTGGTCGGACGGCCAGAAGCTCACCGCGGAGGATGTCGTCTACACCTTCGGGCTGGCGCGCACGGTGCTCGGCCCGACCACGTTCGACTACGTGTCGGATGTTCAGGCCAAGGACCCCGCGACGGTCGTCTTCACTCTGAACCGGAAGTACACGCCGGGGCTCTACGAGCTCGGGCAGCAGGTGATCGTTCCCAAGCACGTCTGGGAATCGCAGAAGAACCCGTCGACCTGGCAGAACCCGGACCCGGTCGGCTCCGGCCCCTTCACCCAGGTGACGAACTTCTCGGCACAGTCGTTCGACCTGCTGCGCAACCCGCACTACTGGCAGAAGGACAAGGCGAAGTACTCCGGCATCCGGCTGATCGCATACTCGGGCAACGACGCGGCGAACATCGCCGGCATCAACGGGCAGCTCGACTGGGGCCTTGGCTACATCCAGGACGTCCAGAAGACATACGTGGACAAGGACCCCAAGTACCGCGGCTACTGGTTCCCGCCGGTCGGCTCAACCATCGCCCTCACCCTGAACACCACCGTGGCTCCGTTCGACGATGCCAACGTGCGCAAGGCGATCAGTATGGCCATCGACCGCAACGAGGTCGTCAAGACCGGCATGAGCGGTTACGCCCACCCCGCCGACTGCACGGGCCTCAGCGACGCATACAAGTCCTGGCGCGATGCAAGCATCGCCGACAACTGCACCTGGACCAAGAAGGACGTCGCTGCCGCCAACAAGCTGCTCGACGACTCCGGCTACCCCAAGGGCTCGAACGGCATCCGCACCGACAAGGCAGGCAAGCCGATCAGCTTCACCATCGGCGTCGGTTCGGCCTCGACCGACTGGATCTCGGTCGCCCAGGTCATCTCCCGCAACCTGAAGCAGATCGGCGTGGACGCCAAGCTGAACGTCAAGGACTGGTCGCAGATCAACACCGCACTGTTCGGCGGTACGTTCACCGGCAACATCGCCTGGAGCCAGGCGGGCGTGACGCCGTTCGAGTACTACCGCAGCGCCATGTCCTGCCAGACGGTCAAGCCGGTCGGCGAGCAGACCTCGCAGAACTTCCAGCGCTACTGCAGCAAGGAAGCCGACGAGCTGCTCAACCAGTTCGCGGCCGCCACCTCGGAGAGCGAGCAGCACTCGATCATGAACAAGCTGCAGGCCCTCTACAACCAGCTGGCCCCGACCGTTCCACTGTTCCCGGGCCCCGACTGGGGGATCTACAACAGCAAGAACTTCACCGGCTGGCCCAGCGAGAAGAACCCGTACGCGACGCTCTCCCCGGGTGAGTCGAGCACCGTTCTCGTGCTGACCACCGTGAAGCCGCGCGGCTGA
- a CDS encoding LacI family DNA-binding transcriptional regulator — MTRPVTMSDLARALGVSRSAVSFALNNENQVSEETRRRVVEKAAELGYRPNAGARALASQTTGLYGLVTDIVTTPFAGDLIAGAQETFWRHGKSLIIAGTNTPDHPDRRSVEMMLEHRVGGVLFATTWNRTIKVPSVLSGVPMALVHCSDIDGHYPSVLPDEVAGGYEAGSLLADSGRKRIAMINLPEGLTAAEGRRVGFERALNDAGLAVDPALIVTGGADATDGYRAAKHLLQQPLIPDGIFCANDRLAMGAYDAIREAGLRIPEDIGVVGFDNQELISSFLRPALTTISLPFREMGRIGAELLMQMERGEEGPRETVVVNCPTVIRESI, encoded by the coding sequence ATGACGCGCCCCGTGACCATGAGCGACCTCGCTCGAGCGTTGGGTGTTTCGCGATCCGCTGTCTCCTTTGCGTTGAACAACGAGAACCAGGTGTCCGAGGAGACTCGCCGCCGCGTCGTCGAAAAGGCGGCGGAGCTCGGCTACCGACCGAACGCCGGCGCTCGCGCCCTGGCCTCGCAGACGACCGGTCTCTACGGACTGGTCACGGACATCGTCACCACCCCGTTCGCCGGCGACTTGATCGCCGGTGCCCAGGAGACCTTCTGGCGGCACGGCAAGTCCCTGATCATCGCCGGGACGAACACGCCGGATCATCCCGACCGGCGTTCCGTCGAGATGATGCTCGAGCACCGCGTGGGCGGAGTCCTCTTCGCGACGACGTGGAACCGCACGATCAAGGTCCCCAGTGTGCTGAGCGGCGTCCCCATGGCGCTGGTGCACTGCTCGGACATCGACGGGCACTATCCCTCCGTCCTCCCCGACGAGGTCGCCGGCGGATACGAAGCCGGGTCTCTGCTTGCCGACAGTGGCCGGAAGAGGATCGCCATGATCAATCTTCCCGAGGGCCTCACGGCGGCGGAGGGCCGACGCGTCGGCTTCGAACGAGCGCTGAACGACGCCGGCCTCGCCGTCGACCCCGCACTGATCGTCACCGGCGGCGCCGACGCGACCGACGGCTACCGGGCTGCTAAGCACCTACTGCAGCAGCCGCTCATCCCCGACGGGATCTTCTGCGCGAACGACCGCCTCGCGATGGGCGCCTACGACGCCATTCGCGAGGCCGGGCTGCGCATCCCCGAAGACATCGGGGTCGTCGGCTTCGACAACCAAGAACTCATCTCTAGCTTCCTTCGCCCCGCGCTGACCACCATCTCCCTCCCGTTCCGGGAGATGGGTCGGATCGGCGCCGAGCTCCTCATGCAGATGGAGCGCGGCGAGGAAGGCCCTCGCGAAACCGTCGTGGTCAACTGCCCGACCGTGATCCGAGAGTCCATCTAA
- a CDS encoding NAD(P)/FAD-dependent oxidoreductase, giving the protein MNTADTPTVRDAIIIGGSAAGLSAALMLGRARRRVLVIDAGFPRNRFADHMHGVLGNDGTSPADFVRAGRAEAAAYGVEFLDATVDSVTDNGATVTVTLTDGRELPTRALVVATGITDELPTIPGLAERWGTTVLHCPYCHGWEVRDRRLGVLATSPMALHQAKLVRQWSDHVTFFSAAAGELAPADEARLRARGVIVVTSPIAEVLGDGPQLTGVRTADGTLTPLDALFTAGAPRPHDTFLTGLVLARTDLPAGLGSFLTVDQAGATSHPRIWAAGNVINPMATVPMAVGAGALAGGAVNGALVEEDFDAAVGGC; this is encoded by the coding sequence ATGAACACTGCAGACACCCCCACCGTTCGGGATGCGATCATCATCGGCGGCAGCGCGGCCGGCCTCTCCGCCGCGCTCATGCTGGGCAGGGCGCGCCGCCGTGTGCTCGTCATCGACGCCGGCTTCCCGCGCAACCGTTTCGCCGATCACATGCACGGCGTCCTCGGCAACGACGGAACATCGCCAGCGGACTTCGTGCGCGCAGGCCGCGCGGAGGCCGCCGCATACGGCGTCGAATTCCTGGATGCCACCGTCGACAGCGTGACCGACAACGGCGCCACCGTCACGGTGACGCTCACCGACGGCCGCGAACTGCCGACGCGCGCCCTCGTCGTGGCGACGGGCATCACCGACGAGCTGCCCACCATCCCGGGCCTGGCGGAGCGCTGGGGCACGACCGTGCTGCACTGCCCGTACTGCCACGGCTGGGAGGTCCGCGACCGCCGCCTCGGCGTGCTGGCGACGTCGCCGATGGCCCTGCACCAAGCCAAGCTCGTGCGCCAGTGGAGCGACCACGTCACTTTCTTCTCCGCCGCCGCAGGCGAACTCGCCCCGGCCGACGAGGCCCGCCTGCGTGCGAGAGGCGTGATCGTCGTCACCTCCCCGATCGCGGAGGTGCTCGGCGACGGCCCACAGCTCACCGGTGTCCGCACCGCTGACGGAACGCTGACCCCCCTCGACGCCCTCTTCACCGCCGGAGCGCCCCGCCCGCACGACACCTTCCTGACCGGCCTCGTCCTGGCACGCACGGACCTCCCCGCCGGCCTCGGCTCCTTCCTCACCGTCGACCAGGCAGGCGCGACGAGCCACCCCCGAATCTGGGCGGCAGGCAACGTGATCAACCCGATGGCCACCGTCCCGATGGCCGTCGGCGCCGGGGCCCTCGCGGGCGGGGCGGTGAACGGCGCGCTTGTGGAGGAGGACTTCGACGCGGCGGTGGGTGGATGTTGA
- a CDS encoding XRE family transcriptional regulator, with protein sequence MRDELAQVGARLRIVRRSRGWTLDELASRAGMSASTLSRLESGKRQASLELLLPLTRQLGIRVDDLISVDASDPRIHRPVIRRDGLVIAPLAPESSPVHTYKITYPPVAVLPELRVHDGYEWIYVLAGRLRLRLGDQDLTLTRGEAAEFDTRTPHAISAAGGKPAQVISIFNDDGVRMHTHAPEPQDP encoded by the coding sequence ATGCGCGACGAGCTGGCACAGGTGGGCGCGAGGCTCAGGATCGTGCGGCGCTCGCGCGGCTGGACGCTGGATGAGCTCGCGTCCCGCGCCGGCATGTCGGCGAGCACGCTGTCCCGGCTGGAGTCCGGCAAGCGGCAGGCGAGCCTCGAGCTGCTGCTGCCGCTGACCAGGCAGCTGGGCATCCGGGTCGACGATCTGATCAGTGTCGACGCGAGCGATCCGCGCATCCATCGTCCGGTGATCCGGCGGGACGGGCTCGTGATCGCGCCGCTCGCGCCCGAGAGCTCGCCCGTGCACACGTACAAGATCACGTATCCGCCGGTTGCCGTGCTTCCCGAGCTGCGGGTGCACGACGGGTACGAGTGGATCTACGTGCTCGCCGGCCGACTGCGTCTGCGGCTCGGGGATCAGGACCTCACCCTCACGCGCGGCGAGGCCGCCGAGTTCGACACGCGCACACCGCACGCCATCTCGGCAGCGGGCGGCAAACCGGCGCAGGTGATCAGCATCTTCAACGACGACGGAGTCAGGATGCACACCCACGCCCCCGAGCCGCAGGACCCCTGA
- a CDS encoding GNAT family N-acetyltransferase produces MPAALTITRADFASPSLLAFLQAHLDDLEPTAPPESRHALDLAGLQLPRVRMWTAVDGDDVVGTVALATLDEPGHEELKSMRTDPERRGQGIAAALLAHALDDARARDVRRVSLETGSMDFFVPARRLYAKAGFVECGPYGSYTDDPYSAFMTLDIDARREDRA; encoded by the coding sequence ATGCCCGCCGCCCTCACGATCACCCGCGCCGACTTCGCCTCACCGTCCCTGCTCGCGTTCCTGCAGGCGCACCTCGACGACCTCGAGCCGACCGCGCCGCCGGAGAGCAGGCACGCGCTCGACCTCGCCGGACTGCAGCTGCCGCGGGTGCGGATGTGGACGGCGGTCGATGGCGACGACGTGGTGGGGACGGTCGCGCTCGCCACGCTCGACGAGCCGGGGCACGAGGAACTGAAATCCATGCGCACCGACCCGGAGCGGCGGGGTCAGGGGATCGCCGCGGCACTGCTCGCCCACGCGCTCGACGACGCTCGGGCACGGGATGTGCGGAGAGTGTCGCTGGAGACCGGATCGATGGACTTCTTCGTGCCGGCGCGGCGGCTGTACGCCAAGGCCGGGTTCGTGGAGTGCGGGCCGTACGGGTCGTACACGGACGACCCGTACAGCGCCTTCATGACCCTGGACATCGACGCCCGACGAGAGGACCGAGCATGA
- a CDS encoding NIPSNAP family protein, with translation MITVHLRYEIDADKLEEFTEYGRRWIRLVEKLGGQHHGYFMPSEGDSDEAFALFTFPSLAEYEKYRIAAASDPECIAAFQYARDTGCIRRYERRFTTPVFE, from the coding sequence ATGATCACCGTTCACCTGCGCTACGAGATCGACGCCGACAAACTCGAGGAGTTCACCGAGTACGGCAGGCGGTGGATCCGGCTGGTCGAGAAGCTGGGCGGACAGCACCACGGCTACTTCATGCCGAGCGAAGGGGACAGCGACGAGGCGTTCGCGCTGTTCACGTTCCCCTCCCTGGCCGAGTACGAGAAGTACCGCATAGCCGCTGCGTCGGACCCCGAATGCATCGCGGCGTTCCAGTACGCGCGCGACACCGGATGCATCCGCCGCTACGAGCGCCGCTTCACGACGCCGGTCTTCGAGTAG
- a CDS encoding prolyl oligopeptidase family serine peptidase encodes MALGSPLHHPHGPFTDGFFHNHDFDYDLRVVLGHAFSGAADTGEVLAAVESVGERDHEAWFAAWLALGSRLRAAGDDQAAAGNDISASRSYLRASTYLGAALNAVASLPSSDALLPTFREHRAAWDRFVDTTPVSIHRVNIPYEGTSLPGYFFRPWGTAGSGRTLIMNNGSDGAISSMWASGGAGALQRGYNVLMFDGPGQQSMLFERGMPFRHDWEAVITPVVDYLLGRDDVDRDKLAICGISQGGYWVPRALAFEHRIAAAVVDPGVVDVSTSWTGHLPKSMLKLLADGESEKFDRDMELAMKFSPDLARTWEFRARPYRKDSYFETVKAVLNYRLDNVASSITTPLLITEPEDEQFWPGQSRRLAELTPGVSTVVPFTADEGANFHCEPLARSLVDQRMFDWLDARLG; translated from the coding sequence ATGGCTCTCGGCTCACCTCTGCACCACCCGCACGGCCCGTTCACCGACGGGTTCTTCCACAACCACGACTTCGATTACGACCTCCGCGTCGTGCTCGGTCACGCGTTCTCCGGGGCGGCGGACACCGGTGAGGTGCTCGCCGCGGTGGAGTCCGTCGGGGAGCGGGACCACGAGGCCTGGTTCGCCGCGTGGCTGGCGCTCGGCTCGCGGCTGCGCGCCGCCGGGGACGATCAGGCGGCTGCGGGGAACGACATCAGCGCTTCGCGGTCGTATCTCCGCGCATCCACGTATCTGGGTGCGGCGCTGAACGCGGTCGCCTCCCTGCCGTCGTCGGATGCGCTGCTGCCGACGTTCCGCGAGCACCGTGCGGCCTGGGACCGTTTCGTCGACACGACTCCCGTCTCGATCCACCGGGTGAACATCCCGTATGAGGGCACGTCGCTTCCCGGCTACTTCTTCCGGCCGTGGGGCACGGCGGGGTCGGGCCGGACGCTCATCATGAACAACGGCAGCGACGGTGCGATCAGTTCGATGTGGGCGAGCGGCGGCGCTGGAGCGTTGCAGCGCGGATACAACGTGCTGATGTTCGACGGCCCGGGCCAGCAGTCGATGCTGTTCGAGCGCGGGATGCCGTTCCGTCACGACTGGGAGGCGGTGATCACCCCGGTGGTCGACTACCTCCTCGGCCGCGACGACGTCGACCGCGACAAGCTGGCGATCTGCGGCATCAGCCAGGGCGGGTACTGGGTGCCGAGGGCGCTCGCGTTCGAGCACCGCATCGCGGCCGCCGTCGTCGACCCGGGCGTCGTGGATGTGTCGACCTCGTGGACCGGCCACCTCCCCAAGAGCATGCTGAAGCTCCTGGCCGACGGCGAGAGCGAGAAGTTCGACCGCGACATGGAGCTCGCGATGAAGTTCTCCCCGGATCTCGCCCGCACGTGGGAGTTCCGGGCCAGGCCGTACAGGAAGGACAGCTATTTCGAGACGGTCAAGGCGGTCCTCAACTACCGCCTGGACAACGTCGCGTCGTCCATCACCACGCCGCTGCTGATCACCGAACCGGAGGACGAGCAGTTCTGGCCTGGCCAGTCCCGCCGCCTCGCCGAGCTGACGCCCGGCGTCTCCACCGTCGTCCCGTTCACCGCGGACGAGGGCGCCAACTTCCACTGCGAGCCGCTCGCCCGCTCGCTGGTCGACCAGCGCATGTTCGACTGGCTGGATGCGCGACTCGGGTGA
- a CDS encoding HAMP domain-containing sensor histidine kinase — protein MTSPERTEARSAATRLALQFTATILVLFVVLGAVVLLVVSAGQAEAAKRTLADASQVDSVHDAPRNLLVTVISPQGRESSPGLPDGLPDEAALARVQAGGPAETSTVEAGGQSYLTVTDVRRGKVVQVSYGLGEQAEELGRLVGALVISGVVAVVAGAFLAVFFARRAMRPLADALALQRRFVADASHELRTPLTLLSTRAQLVRRRARDASSAVDQEVRSGIDEIVDDSKALTEIVEDLLIAADPRQAAGAERVDLAVVAAAVARAAEARAAERDVVIEVGGAGESAEVSGTPVSLRRMVVALVDNAVDHAASRVVVDVGRAGGDVVLTVSDDGPGFADGADRRVFERFASTRTADQAGRHYGLGLALVADVVARHGGTVAVANDGKDGGAIVTVRLPADLKTRTPDRTRSPG, from the coding sequence GTGACCTCGCCCGAACGCACGGAGGCCCGCTCGGCGGCGACCAGGCTCGCGCTCCAGTTCACGGCGACCATCCTGGTGCTGTTCGTGGTGCTTGGTGCCGTTGTCCTGCTGGTCGTGTCGGCAGGGCAGGCCGAAGCGGCCAAGCGCACGCTGGCCGACGCCTCCCAGGTCGACTCGGTGCACGACGCACCGCGCAACCTCCTCGTCACGGTCATCTCGCCGCAGGGCAGGGAGAGTTCGCCCGGGCTGCCGGACGGGCTGCCGGACGAAGCGGCGCTCGCGCGCGTGCAGGCGGGCGGCCCGGCGGAGACCTCCACCGTCGAGGCCGGAGGACAGAGCTACCTCACCGTCACCGACGTCCGCCGCGGGAAGGTGGTTCAGGTGTCGTACGGGCTGGGCGAGCAGGCCGAGGAGTTGGGCCGCCTCGTCGGGGCGCTCGTCATCTCGGGCGTCGTCGCCGTGGTGGCCGGTGCGTTCCTCGCCGTCTTCTTCGCGCGCCGCGCCATGCGGCCGCTCGCTGACGCCCTCGCCCTGCAGCGCCGGTTCGTCGCCGACGCGAGCCACGAACTGCGCACCCCGCTGACCCTGCTCAGCACGCGCGCCCAGCTGGTGCGCCGCCGGGCACGGGATGCGTCCTCCGCCGTCGACCAGGAGGTCAGGTCCGGCATCGACGAGATCGTCGACGACAGCAAGGCGCTCACGGAGATCGTCGAAGACCTGCTGATCGCGGCCGACCCCCGGCAGGCGGCGGGGGCGGAACGGGTGGACCTCGCGGTTGTCGCGGCAGCGGTGGCGCGGGCGGCGGAGGCGCGGGCCGCAGAACGCGACGTGGTGATCGAGGTCGGCGGCGCGGGGGAGTCCGCCGAGGTGTCCGGGACCCCGGTGTCGCTGAGGAGGATGGTGGTGGCGCTGGTCGACAACGCCGTCGATCACGCCGCATCCCGAGTGGTCGTCGACGTCGGGCGCGCAGGAGGGGACGTGGTGCTCACCGTCAGCGACGACGGCCCCGGATTCGCGGACGGCGCCGATCGCCGCGTGTTCGAGCGGTTCGCGTCGACGCGCACCGCCGACCAGGCGGGCAGGCACTACGGCCTGGGTCTCGCCCTCGTCGCCGACGTCGTCGCCAGGCACGGCGGCACCGTCGCGGTGGCGAACGACGGGAAGGACGGCGGCGCAATCGTCACCGTCCGGCTCCCGGCCGACCTCAAAACGCGAACACCTGACCGAACACGATCACCAGGATGA
- a CDS encoding response regulator transcription factor yields MPRVLVAEDDARLAGMLTELLTSEGYEVVVATDGQRALHLGLTEEVDVVILDRGLPILDGLDVLGRLRDNGVTVPVLILSALGNAAHRVEGLDGGAEDYLAKPFDIDELLARLRVLRRRSASTTPAVRFPGGMLEVGNRTVVTSQGDRVVLSERESALLEQLARRPTQVFSRAVLLDTVFADADDPGVVDTYVHHLRKKFGRDLIETVRGLGYRMGPLS; encoded by the coding sequence ATGCCCCGGGTGCTGGTAGCCGAGGACGACGCGCGCCTTGCCGGGATGCTGACCGAACTCCTCACCTCGGAGGGCTACGAGGTCGTCGTCGCCACAGACGGCCAGCGCGCCCTCCACCTCGGCCTCACCGAGGAGGTCGACGTCGTGATCCTCGACCGCGGGCTGCCCATCCTGGACGGCCTGGATGTGCTCGGCCGCCTGCGCGACAACGGCGTCACCGTCCCCGTGCTCATCCTCTCCGCCCTCGGCAACGCCGCACACAGGGTCGAGGGGCTGGACGGCGGCGCGGAGGACTACCTGGCCAAGCCGTTCGACATCGACGAACTGCTCGCGCGGCTGCGGGTGCTCCGGCGGAGGAGCGCATCCACCACCCCCGCTGTGCGGTTCCCGGGCGGGATGCTCGAGGTCGGCAACCGCACGGTCGTCACCTCCCAGGGCGACCGCGTCGTGCTCTCCGAGCGCGAGTCCGCCCTGCTCGAACAGCTGGCGCGGCGGCCGACCCAGGTGTTCTCGCGCGCCGTGCTGCTGGACACCGTGTTCGCCGACGCCGACGACCCGGGAGTGGTCGACACCTACGTGCACCACCTGCGCAAGAAGTTCGGCCGCGACCTCATCGAGACGGTCCGCGGCCTCGGCTACCGGATGGGCCCGCTGTCGTGA